The Paenibacillus sp. FSL R7-0204 genome includes a region encoding these proteins:
- a CDS encoding SDR family NAD(P)-dependent oxidoreductase, which translates to MGKLDGKVALITGGNSGIGLASARLFVAEGARVVITGRNPVSLHAAVEELGAEHAVAVQADATDPQSAVKAVNAAIEVFGRLDVVYANAGIAGSTPLGSTELAAFEEVLRVNVTGTFFTVQAALPHLKAGASVILTGSVLAKAGRPGNSAYAASKGAVSSMTKVLASELSPLGIRVNNIAPGVTRTPIWGESAMDNWKQVEAGMALSIPLGRAGVPEEIAKVALFLASEDSSYIQGADIAVDGGAGSSPLGAPIYRQNA; encoded by the coding sequence ATGGGGAAGCTTGACGGGAAGGTTGCATTGATTACCGGAGGGAATAGCGGGATTGGGCTGGCGAGTGCCAGGTTGTTTGTGGCGGAGGGCGCGCGAGTGGTCATTACCGGCCGCAATCCGGTGTCCCTGCATGCGGCGGTAGAAGAGCTGGGCGCGGAGCATGCGGTTGCTGTCCAGGCGGATGCGACTGATCCGCAGAGTGCGGTGAAGGCTGTGAATGCAGCGATAGAGGTCTTCGGCAGACTGGATGTGGTCTATGCGAATGCAGGCATCGCGGGCTCTACACCGCTGGGCAGTACGGAACTGGCCGCCTTCGAGGAGGTGCTCCGGGTCAATGTGACCGGTACCTTCTTCACCGTCCAGGCTGCGCTGCCTCATCTGAAGGCCGGAGCCTCCGTCATTCTGACGGGCTCTGTGTTAGCCAAGGCGGGAAGACCCGGCAATTCTGCCTATGCGGCCAGTAAAGGAGCGGTCAGCAGCATGACGAAGGTGCTGGCCTCCGAGCTGTCCCCGCTGGGCATCCGCGTCAACAACATCGCGCCCGGCGTAACGCGCACTCCGATCTGGGGCGAGTCGGCGATGGATAACTGGAAGCAGGTTGAGGCAGGCATGGCCCTTTCGATTCCTCTGGGCCGTGCGGGTGTACCCGAAGAGATCGCCAAGGTAGCGCTGTTCCTGGCCTCCGAGGATTCATCGTATATCCAGGGCGCAGATATCGCCGTTGACGGCGGAGCCGGCAGCTCTCCGCTGGGCGCACCAATATACCGCCAGAACGCATAA
- a CDS encoding DUF3139 domain-containing protein produces MRLTNRVTIIAVVVLVVVAGGIYLSLTGLPYKRSQIANEVKTYLIHTRAYPEADIQEIRGVYSLKSGDYEAEVRYRDEPDQNYTYAKVNGVFRLVGVSSMYGGHIDETFY; encoded by the coding sequence ATGAGGCTTACTAACCGGGTTACGATAATTGCTGTTGTGGTACTCGTTGTCGTAGCAGGTGGGATCTACCTGTCGCTAACCGGATTACCCTATAAAAGAAGTCAAATCGCTAATGAGGTCAAAACATACCTCATTCATACCAGAGCCTATCCCGAAGCAGATATTCAAGAGATCCGGGGAGTGTATAGCCTGAAGTCGGGCGATTATGAAGCGGAGGTAAGGTATAGGGATGAACCTGATCAGAACTACACCTATGCCAAAGTAAATGGAGTGTTCAGACTCGTCGGGGTCAGCAGCATGTACGGGGGACATATCGATGAAACTTTTTATTGA
- the hpt gene encoding hypoxanthine phosphoribosyltransferase, with translation MMSQITKVLVSKDQLKQRVQELGAEISRDYEGKELVLIGILKGGAVFMSDLMREITFPIGIDYMSVSSYGASATSSGVITIKKDIDIDIRGKHVLLVEDLIDTGLTLQHLQQLFALREAASVRICTILSKPSRRLVDVPIDYSGIDIPDEFVVGYGLDYAEQYRNLPEVWIIKTGE, from the coding sequence ATCATGAGCCAAATTACCAAAGTTCTGGTCAGCAAGGACCAGCTGAAGCAGCGAGTACAGGAGCTAGGCGCTGAAATATCGCGCGACTACGAAGGCAAGGAGCTTGTGCTTATCGGTATTCTAAAGGGCGGCGCTGTATTCATGTCCGACCTGATGCGCGAGATTACTTTTCCGATTGGCATCGATTATATGTCGGTCTCCAGCTACGGCGCCAGCGCCACCTCCTCCGGTGTCATCACGATTAAGAAGGATATCGACATCGATATCCGGGGCAAGCATGTCCTGCTCGTCGAGGATCTGATCGACACCGGGCTGACGCTTCAGCATCTGCAGCAGCTGTTCGCCCTGCGCGAAGCCGCCAGTGTACGCATCTGCACCATCCTCAGCAAGCCTTCCCGCCGCCTGGTCGATGTTCCCATTGACTACAGCGGGATTGACATCCCGGACGAATTCGTCGTCGGCTACGGTCTCGACTATGCCGAGCAGTACCGCAATCTGCCGGAGGTCTGGATCATCAAGACTGGCGAATAG
- a CDS encoding IMP dehydrogenase: MAFYYEQPSRTFSEFLLVPSLTTKDCIPGNVDLSTPVTKFRRGETPALTMNLPVTSAVMQAVSDHNMAIALAKSGGISFIYGSQSIGQQVEMVRRVKKFKAGFVLSDSNLRPEDTLQDVLVLKARSGHSTIAITDNGEPTGRLMGIVTSRDYRENRLPPDCPITEFMTPLASLIYAEEGITLTEANDMIWDHKLNCLPIVNASGHLVHLVFRKDYDSHQEYPLELHDDNKQLIVGAGINSRDYKERVPALVEAGADILCIDSSDGYSEWQAETIHYIKETFGEGVKVGAGNVVDKEGFLYLVEAGADFIKVGIGGGSICITREQKGIGRGQASSVIEVAAARQEYYEQTGIYVPICSDGGIVYDYHIVLALAMGADFVMLGRYFARFDESPGRKLLVGGNFVKEYWGEGSSRARNWQRYDFGNADKERKLEFEEGVDSFIPYAGRLKDNLDLSISKIKSTMCNCGALTIPELQQKAKITLVSSTTIFEGGAHDVMLKEKDRSSS, from the coding sequence ATGGCTTTTTATTACGAGCAGCCTTCAAGAACCTTCAGTGAGTTCCTGCTGGTGCCCAGCCTGACCACCAAAGATTGCATTCCCGGCAATGTGGATCTTAGCACACCGGTAACCAAATTCCGCCGGGGAGAGACCCCGGCACTGACCATGAACCTCCCCGTGACTTCGGCGGTAATGCAGGCGGTATCCGACCACAACATGGCGATTGCACTGGCCAAAAGCGGGGGCATCTCCTTCATCTACGGCTCCCAGTCCATCGGCCAGCAGGTCGAAATGGTGCGCCGGGTCAAAAAGTTCAAAGCCGGATTCGTCCTCAGTGACTCGAACCTGCGCCCGGAAGATACGCTTCAGGATGTGCTGGTGCTGAAGGCGCGCAGCGGCCACTCCACCATTGCGATCACGGACAACGGAGAACCGACAGGCAGACTGATGGGCATCGTCACCAGCCGGGATTACCGCGAGAACCGCCTCCCGCCGGATTGCCCGATTACGGAGTTCATGACCCCGCTCGCTTCGTTAATCTACGCCGAAGAAGGCATCACGCTGACGGAAGCGAACGACATGATCTGGGATCATAAGCTGAACTGCCTGCCGATTGTGAATGCCAGCGGACATCTCGTCCACTTGGTCTTCCGCAAGGATTATGACAGTCATCAGGAGTATCCCCTGGAGCTGCATGACGACAACAAACAGCTCATCGTGGGTGCCGGAATCAATTCGCGGGATTACAAGGAGCGTGTACCGGCGCTGGTGGAAGCTGGAGCAGATATCCTGTGTATCGATTCCTCTGACGGGTATTCGGAGTGGCAGGCGGAGACTATCCATTATATTAAGGAGACTTTCGGGGAGGGCGTGAAGGTCGGCGCGGGCAATGTTGTTGACAAAGAAGGCTTCCTGTATCTCGTGGAGGCTGGAGCCGATTTCATAAAAGTCGGTATCGGCGGCGGCTCCATCTGCATCACCCGCGAGCAAAAGGGCATCGGCCGGGGCCAGGCCTCCTCTGTCATCGAAGTGGCGGCGGCCCGCCAGGAATATTACGAGCAGACCGGCATCTATGTCCCCATCTGCTCGGACGGCGGGATTGTTTATGACTATCATATTGTGCTGGCGCTGGCGATGGGCGCTGACTTCGTGATGCTCGGGCGTTATTTTGCCAGATTCGATGAGAGTCCCGGACGCAAGCTGCTGGTCGGGGGGAACTTCGTGAAGGAATATTGGGGAGAAGGCTCCAGCCGGGCCCGCAACTGGCAGCGTTATGACTTCGGCAATGCCGATAAAGAGCGCAAGCTGGAATTCGAGGAGGGCGTGGATTCCTTCATTCCCTATGCCGGACGGCTAAAGGATAATCTTGATCTCAGCATCAGCAAAATCAAGTCCACCATGTGCAATTGCGGCGCGCTGACCATCCCGGAACTACAGCAGAAGGCCAAGATTACCCTGGTCTCCTCGACAACGATCTTTGAAGGAGGCGCACATGATGTTATGCTTAAGGAAAAGGACAGATCATCTTCCTGA
- a CDS encoding phosphoribosyltransferase → MSSSYASLSESIRKARNVRIYKNKDTAYDFKLYPFGERGTYIAPELIREITHNLADAVGEQFPDFDYIVSPEPGGHTWGMLAAYKLMKPMNILRLSTELYENYEVSIRRETAYNENYIYFDGFSSGDRVLLLDDVISSGATIRCIAAQLSVMDIELVGVQAILAKGEHYKQLEADIGVPVRFLSQV, encoded by the coding sequence ATGAGTTCATCCTACGCAAGCTTAAGTGAATCGATCCGTAAGGCTAGAAATGTGAGGATCTACAAGAACAAGGACACCGCCTATGACTTCAAGCTCTACCCCTTCGGAGAACGCGGAACGTATATCGCCCCCGAGCTGATCCGTGAAATCACTCACAATCTGGCGGATGCTGTAGGGGAGCAATTTCCGGATTTCGACTACATTGTCTCCCCTGAACCCGGCGGTCATACCTGGGGGATGCTGGCTGCCTATAAGCTGATGAAGCCGATGAATATTCTGCGGCTCAGTACGGAGCTGTACGAGAATTATGAGGTTAGTATAAGGCGCGAGACGGCGTATAATGAGAATTATATTTATTTTGACGGCTTCTCTTCCGGTGACCGAGTACTGCTGCTGGATGATGTGATTAGTTCAGGCGCTACGATCCGCTGTATTGCCGCTCAATTGTCCGTGATGGACATTGAACTTGTCGGAGTGCAGGCTATTCTGGCCAAAGGGGAGCATTACAAGCAGCTGGAAGCGGACATTGGAGTACCCGTCAGATTTCTGTCCCAGGTATGA
- the hemA gene encoding glutamyl-tRNA reductase has product MHIVVVGLNYRTAPVEVREQFAFAEKDLPAALHQLLQTKSVLEGVVVATCNRTEIYVVVDRLHMCGYFIRSFMEQWFGVRSDVFTQHMYIYEDEQAIAHLMRVTCGLDSMVIGETQILGQVRSAFLTAQAEGVTGTWFNRLFKQAVTLGKRAHSETSIGESAVSVSYAAVELGKRIFGMFTGKRVLILGAGKMSELTVKHLYSSGAAEVIVANRTLSRAIELAEKFSGKPSTIEEALKSLDEVDIVISSTGADGYVLTAAQVAEGMKRRPSRPLFMIDIAVPRDIDPAAASVPDVFLYDIDDLEGIVESNLEMRRSEAAKIEVMIEGEMADFQQWLKTLGVRPVIRALQDKSNGIYEETMDSLFNKLPELDEHQRKVIRRLTKSIVNQMMHDPINVIKEMSGGKQGNEALEYFTQIFALQEKLDAAPASGSVEPLQHSSAERSSGGEIRVPGAVLTPAGLLGG; this is encoded by the coding sequence ATGCATATTGTCGTCGTTGGCCTGAATTACCGTACGGCTCCCGTAGAGGTGAGGGAACAGTTCGCTTTTGCCGAGAAGGATCTGCCTGCTGCGCTTCATCAGCTGCTGCAGACGAAGAGCGTTCTGGAAGGGGTCGTTGTCGCCACCTGTAACCGGACGGAAATTTATGTGGTCGTGGACCGCCTTCATATGTGCGGATATTTCATCCGCAGCTTCATGGAGCAGTGGTTCGGAGTAAGAAGCGATGTATTTACGCAACATATGTATATATATGAAGACGAGCAGGCGATTGCCCATCTGATGCGTGTCACCTGCGGTCTGGATTCCATGGTGATTGGCGAGACGCAGATTCTGGGTCAGGTGCGCAGCGCCTTCCTGACGGCTCAGGCGGAAGGGGTTACCGGAACCTGGTTCAACCGGCTGTTCAAGCAGGCGGTGACGCTCGGCAAGCGTGCGCATAGTGAGACCTCGATTGGCGAGAGTGCGGTGTCGGTCAGCTATGCGGCAGTGGAGCTGGGGAAGCGGATCTTCGGCATGTTCACCGGCAAAAGAGTGCTCATTCTCGGCGCCGGCAAAATGAGCGAGCTGACGGTGAAGCATCTGTACAGCAGCGGCGCGGCGGAAGTGATTGTCGCCAACCGTACCTTGTCCCGTGCTATCGAGCTGGCCGAGAAATTCTCGGGTAAGCCCAGCACGATTGAAGAGGCGCTGAAATCTCTGGATGAAGTGGATATTGTGATCAGCTCTACTGGTGCAGACGGCTATGTGCTGACGGCTGCCCAGGTAGCCGAGGGCATGAAGCGCCGCCCTTCACGGCCGCTGTTCATGATCGACATTGCTGTGCCGCGTGATATTGATCCTGCTGCTGCCAGTGTGCCGGATGTATTCCTCTATGATATCGATGATTTGGAAGGCATTGTGGAGAGTAATCTGGAGATGCGCCGCAGTGAAGCCGCCAAAATCGAGGTTATGATTGAAGGAGAGATGGCGGATTTCCAGCAATGGCTGAAGACGCTTGGCGTCAGACCGGTGATCCGTGCGCTGCAGGACAAATCGAATGGAATATATGAAGAAACGATGGATAGCCTGTTCAACAAGCTGCCTGAGCTGGATGAGCATCAGCGCAAGGTGATCCGCCGGCTGACCAAGAGCATCGTCAATCAGATGATGCATGATCCGATCAATGTGATCAAGGAGATGTCCGGCGGCAAGCAGGGCAATGAAGCGCTGGAGTATTTCACTCAAATCTTCGCCCTGCAGGAGAAGTTGGATGCAGCTCCGGCAAGTGGAAGTGTTGAACCGCTTCAGCACAGCTCTGCTGAACGGTCCTCCGGCGGAGAGATCCGGGTGCCGGGAGCGGTGCTTACCCCAGCCGGTCTGCTGGGCGGGTGA
- the ccsA gene encoding cytochrome c biogenesis protein CcsA, with protein sequence MLLLNGIYDAALLLYALSLLFVFSDCLRRNPGGKRLGTGLLAVVGLLQLTGLAIRFSQEGGLPIFTPYDFLFWFSFSMVVTSFAVTYTRGGEFTVLLLSMAGFSVFLLNRVWLTAEDHTLQSWSAVHGWLAMHVILANLSFAALTLGTVFAIMYLFLHTKLKNKKWDDRVRRLPSLETMDKYSYTAILAGVPLLLASLILAGLSIVAEGRTPLFQDTKVLTTLTGLGVYIVYLVLKFSGRRSGTVMARWAIAGYGFIILNFLLNSWSKFHGWGGD encoded by the coding sequence ATGCTACTGCTGAACGGAATATATGATGCCGCTCTGCTGCTATATGCCCTGAGCCTGCTGTTTGTTTTCTCGGATTGCCTTAGGCGCAATCCGGGCGGAAAGCGGCTGGGCACGGGGCTTCTTGCTGTTGTGGGCCTGCTTCAGCTCACAGGGCTTGCGATCCGTTTCTCCCAGGAGGGCGGCTTGCCGATTTTCACGCCTTATGATTTCTTGTTCTGGTTCTCCTTCAGCATGGTGGTTACCTCATTCGCCGTGACGTATACGCGCGGCGGTGAGTTCACCGTCCTGCTGCTCAGCATGGCGGGCTTCAGCGTATTCCTGCTGAACCGGGTATGGCTGACGGCAGAGGATCATACGCTGCAGAGCTGGAGTGCGGTGCATGGCTGGCTGGCGATGCATGTAATTTTGGCGAATCTGAGCTTTGCCGCACTGACATTGGGGACAGTATTTGCGATAATGTATCTGTTCCTGCATACGAAGCTGAAGAATAAGAAGTGGGATGACCGCGTCCGCAGGCTGCCCAGCCTGGAAACGATGGACAAATATTCTTACACGGCGATCCTGGCCGGAGTTCCGCTGCTGCTGGCCTCGCTGATTCTGGCGGGACTGTCGATTGTCGCGGAAGGGCGGACGCCGCTGTTTCAGGATACGAAGGTCCTGACTACGCTTACGGGCCTTGGCGTCTACATTGTATATCTTGTGCTGAAGTTCTCCGGCCGCCGAAGCGGTACAGTCATGGCCCGCTGGGCGATTGCCGGGTACGGCTTCATTATCCTTAACTTCCTGCTGAATTCCTGGTCGAAGTTCCATGGCTGGGGCGGGGATTGA
- a CDS encoding precorrin-2 dehydrogenase/sirohydrochlorin ferrochelatase family protein, which produces MKSSFPVEWKMDESELELWGAGVSVMKKYLPIMLDVEGRRVVIVGGGAVAARKAAPLLEAGAELVVISPSLSGTLAAMADEGRLQWISRPYAPGDLQGAVLVYAASDDRAVNEAVAGEARLLGLPVNVASHAEAGTFITPGVLRRGRLTVSVSTSGAGPSAAAEITQQIAGLLGEEYEPYLDFLHELRTAIKQLEPAAETRARLLRRLGKLDVLNELRQGTFIPWTPEEIEAWVARNRVE; this is translated from the coding sequence ATGAAGAGTAGCTTTCCAGTGGAATGGAAGATGGATGAGAGCGAGTTGGAACTCTGGGGAGCTGGAGTGAGCGTGATGAAAAAGTATCTGCCGATTATGCTGGATGTGGAAGGCCGGAGGGTGGTGATCGTTGGCGGCGGGGCGGTGGCTGCGCGCAAGGCAGCTCCGCTGCTGGAAGCGGGCGCGGAGCTGGTAGTGATCAGCCCCTCGCTCAGCGGGACGCTGGCTGCGATGGCTGATGAGGGGCGGCTGCAATGGATCAGCCGCCCCTATGCTCCCGGGGATCTCCAGGGAGCTGTGCTGGTCTATGCCGCGAGTGATGACCGAGCGGTGAATGAGGCGGTTGCAGGGGAGGCCCGGCTACTGGGGCTGCCCGTTAATGTGGCCAGCCATGCGGAGGCGGGCACATTCATTACGCCCGGCGTGCTCCGCCGCGGGCGCTTGACGGTTTCGGTCTCGACCTCCGGGGCGGGACCGTCTGCGGCTGCGGAGATTACGCAGCAGATTGCGGGGCTGCTCGGCGAGGAATACGAGCCGTATCTGGATTTTTTGCATGAGCTGCGGACAGCGATTAAGCAGCTGGAGCCAGCGGCAGAGACCCGGGCGCGGCTCTTGCGGCGGCTGGGGAAGCTGGATGTGTTGAATGAGCTTAGGCAGGGCACCTTTATACCATGGACGCCCGAGGAGATTGAGGCTTGGGTAGCGCGCAACCGGGTGGAATAG